The following nucleotide sequence is from Calditrichota bacterium.
CGGCGCTAATCAGCTGCCCTGACAGATGCGCAAGGCGGAGCCCCGGGTGGGGCGCGGGTGCCGCCCCGTTGTCCCCCAGCGCAGTGGCCCCGGAGGGAGGTACTGAACTAATGAAGCGCACACGCCTCTCCCAGACATCGCCGTATTCGGCAAGCCAGTCCGGGAAGGGGCCGATCTGGACGGTCAACTCCGGGAAGTGGGAGCGGACGAGTTGCACGAGCCCGATGACATCGCAAGTTGCCCACATAGCGGCCAGCTCCGCAGGGGCCCAGGACTTTTCCCACGGCGGGCGCAGGTCGAGGTCATCGAGCGCATCGTGGTGGCAGTAGATGAGACGCGTCCAATCCAGACACAGTCGACGGAGTTCCTGCTTGCTTCCGGGCTCCAACTCCCAGGTGGCGATCAGGGCCTCGGCCAGCCAGGCAAACAGTGCGGCGCTCAGCGGTGCGTGAGGTGGCCCTTTGCCGGTTTGGGCACGCGCGTACGATTGCCAAGCGGCCTGGCACTTGCCGGCATCATGGAGCAGCCCCGCCAGGAAGGCGAGGCGCTCCTCTCGGCTGCCCGTCGCGCTCCCGCAGTGGCTGGCTACCTCGGTGAGGTGTTCCAC
It contains:
- a CDS encoding CRISPR-associated endonuclease Cas3'', which encodes MPLVVPLAECRARPDQTATRWPLVEHLTEVASHCGSATGSREERLAFLAGLLHDAGKCQAAWQSYARAQTGKGPPHAPLSAALFAWLAEALIATWELEPGSKQELRRLCLDWTRLIYCHHDALDDLDLRPPWEKSWAPAELAAMWATCDVIGLVQLVRSHFPELTVQIGPFPDWLAEYGDVWERRVRFISSVPPSGATALGDNGAAPAPHPGLRLAHLSGQLISADRYHAGQFQLVTLRPSEARAALAHLHAFCQARAEERLAAGASPQLVAARAALQQQAVERYHRTAESAFFSLTLPTGYGKTLTSVRVALEAVADGRCSRLIFVAPYLSILSQAADEVYRATKLPVLQHHSLSLLEHGDDDDVEALDSWQASVILTTFNQLFRVLFPRRAQ